From the Prochlorococcus marinus CUG1416 genome, the window AATCTGCTGAAACAATGAAGTTTGCTGTTTCAATTTTAGAACCATATATGGAAACTGTAGATGAAAAAATATCAAATGGAAAACTCTTAATTGCAACAGTCAAAGGCGATGTTCATGATATTGGAAAAAATTTGGTTGATATAATACTTACTAATAACGGTTTTGACGTAATAAATCTTGGAATAAAGCAAGATGTTTCCGCAATTATAGATGCTCAAAAGAAGCATAATGCAGATTGTATTGCTATGAGCGGATTACTTGTAAAGTCGACTGCATTTATGAAAGATAATTTGGAGGCTTTTAACAATGAAGATATTAGTGTACCAGTGATATTAGGAGGTGCAGCGTTAACGCCAAAATTTGTAAATGAGGACTGCAGCAAAATATATAAAGGAAAAATATTGTACGGAAAAGATGCTTTCACTGATCTAAAATTCATGAATGAATATATGGATAATAAAAAGAAGGGTAATTGGTCAAATACAGAGGGATTTATTAACAATGAAGGTATAAATATTAGCTTAGCCTCATCCAAAACTAACTCTGAAGAGGTTAATAATTCAATATCCATAAACACCGAGACTTCAACATTTAATTTAAAAGAAAATTTTATTAGATCTAAATTTATAAATGAAGAAGAACCAATTAACCCTCCTTTTTTGGGAACGAAAGTCTTATACGAGGTTGATATAGATTTAAATAAGTTAATTTTTTATCTAGATAAAAAAGCTTTATTTAGTGGACAATGGCAAATAAAAAAAGGAAAAAACCAAAGCGTAGATGAATACAATAACTATTTGGATTCATATGCAAAACCTTTGTTAGATAAATGGTTAGAGACAATTGTAGAAAAAAAACTTATTTCACCCAAAGCAGTTTATGGATATTTCAGATGTGGCAGAAAAGATAATAGTATTTTTTTATTTGATGATAAATCATTAAATAAAATTTCTCAATTCAATTTTCCAAGACAAAAATCAGGGAATAATCTCTGCATAGCTGATTTCTATTGTGATTTAAAAAATGATAAACCAATAGATATATTTCCTATGCAGGCAGTAACAATGGGTGATATTGCTAGTGAGTATTCTCAAAAATTATTTAAAGAAGATAAATATAGTGATTATTTATTATTCCATGGACTTACTGTGCAATTAGCAGAAGCTCTAGCTGAGTATGTCCATGCATTAATTCGTATTGAATGTGGCTTTAGGACTGAAGAACCAGACAAAAATAGAGAAATACTAGCACAAAAATATAGAGGAGCTAGATATTCTTTTGGATATCCTGCATGTCCAAAAGTTTCTGATTCGAACATACAATTATCTTTGTTGGATGCAAAAAGAATTAACTTGACCATGGATGAATCTGAACAACTTCATCCGGAACAAAGTACTACAGCTATAATTTCACTACACTCAAAAGCTAAATATTTCAGTGCTTAAGCTAAATAATTAGTTTTTTTCTAGATATTCAATAATTTCTTCCTGAAGTTCTTCCATCGTTTCATTATCACCCAGATCAAGTCCCTCACCAGCTGCGTCCTGTGTTAATTCAAGATAGTATGATGCACCATCACTAGATAAAAATTCTAATGCGGATGTTTCGTCACTATCCTTAAAAGCATCATAAAGAGCTTTAAATGCTATGTTTTCAGTAAAGTCCCAATCCATAATGAAAAAAACCTTATTAGAATTAATAACGCCTTACCCCCTATACTCGTCAACCTTTTTTTAAGAAATGTTGGTGTTTTATTAGTATTATTAAACAAAAAATTCTATGACCATAAATAATCAAGTTCAATTGAATGTATTAGGAGAAAACATTGAAGTTTGTAGTTGTGAACCTATGACAGGCTGGTTTAGAGATGGATTTTGCAATTATGACAAAACTGATGGAGGAAATCATTCTATATGTTGTGTTATGGATGATAATTTCCTGAAATATAGTAAATCACAAGGTAATGATTTAATAACTCCTATGCCTGCTTATTCCTTCCCAGGACTTAAGGATGGTGATCATTGGTGTATTTGTCTTGATAGGTGGAAGCAAGCATTATTAGACGGACTTGCTCCTAAAGTAATATTAGAATCAACAAATATTGTAGTCTTAGAATCAGTACCTTTAGATAAATTGAAAGAATATCAATTTAATAAAAAGTGATTACAAATATACTATTTTTTTTAGAATAAATATGATAGTTTCTTTTAAATGAGTTTAGAGACATATTGGAAAAAAGCACTTCATCAAACTCAATTATCGATTAATGATGAATCTCTATATCCTCTAAAGACAAGAATTATTACTAGCGATTTATATCAAAATAATGACTTCATAATTAGAAAGCTTGATACTTCAAATTTCAACAAAGAAAGAATTTACGGCCCTAAGCAAAATCCATTCTGTCCATGGGATAAGATACTAGAAATCGATAAAATTGATGATGATCATCAATTAATCTTAAATAAGTATCCTGTACAAAAAGGACATATTTTACTGATAACAAATAATTGGAAACCTCAAAATGGATGGTTAGATATTAATGATTGGAAAGCTATCCAAAAAGTTAATAAAGATACTAGTGGATTATGGTTTTTCAATAGTTCTCCAATTGCAGGAGCAAGTCAACCTCACAGGCATTTTCAACTTCTACGTAGAGCTAAAGATGAGATATCCTGCCCTAGAGAAAAGTGGTTTTTAGAAATGAAATTAGATAAGGATAGGGATAGTAAGCTTAAAAAAAATATTATTGTATCCAAATTTAATTTCTTAGAAAATTCAATATCTCTTTATGAATTGTATTTAGAATTATCTATGAAATTAGGCCTTGGGGACACTATCAGTGATGTGAAACCAAGATATCCTTACAATCTATTAATAACTAATAAATGGATTGCAATTATAAAGAGGAGTAATGATCATATCCATGGATTCAGTATTAACGGTTTAGGATTCGCAGGATATTTACTAGTAACCGAAAAATCGGATATTAATTATTTAAAAAAATTTGGTCCAGAAAAACTTCTAGAAAGTTTTGTTTGAATACTAGTTAACAACTTCAGGATCTTTATCTCTGCTTATTTGGCTTTCTAAAACTTCTATAGAAGCTGTTACAGATGCGATTTTACGTTCAAGAGAATCTTTAATATAATTGAGCATTTCTAATTTCTTATGTTGATAAAAACTCTTTTTTTCTTTAGATGATTTGAAATAACAATTAAACATTTTTTTATTTTATTATAAAAAGATACTTAATTGACTTGTGACATGAAAATAAGTTGGTTTTAATTTAAAAACAATATTCCATATGGACTTTCAATTTTTTTTGAATAAAATTAAATAAATTCCTTACTATTCAAGAAAAATATTATTGGATATTCCTGAAAATTCAAATACAAAAAGAATTTCAATTGATTTACCTGAAGAACTAATTTCTAGGTTTGATCAATTACGAAAAGAATGGGGATTTAGAGCAAGAGGACCTGTAATTGAAAAGATACTTAAAGAACTTCTTCAAGAGGATGATTTAGTACCTAAGAACCAACAGCAAGAAATAGACTTTAACGAGAAAAAGAATAATAATGAAAAATTAAATATTGATGAAAATACTGCATTGGTATTAATTAAATCAGACATTAATCAAGACAATAAAAAAGAAGTTAATGAGATATCTTTAAGTAAAAGAGTTTCAAATAACGATCAATATAAAGAAAAAGCCAACTCAAACATAAACCTTCCCAATTTTGTTGAAAAAAAAGTAAAGAATCTAAGAAGGAGTATTAAAAGTGAAAAATTAAAGGAGAATATTAATGATATTCAAATTAATACAATTAAAGAAACTGAATTAATAAAATGTCGAATAGCGTTAATTAGTCATTGGAAAACCTTATATGGAACTGTTCCTAACGATCATGTATTAGAAGCATCGATGGATTGGTTTGGAAGGGATATATGGCCAAATCTTGATGGAACAGAAAATCTACCCTTTACGTGGAGTGCCGCCAATAAATTTATGTCTGAATTATGCCCATTTTGGATAAAGAAAAATCCATCCCTTGAAGTTGTTTTATTAATGATTGGCGTTTTAGAAGACCCTTTTGCGACATCAGATTTAATTAATAGGATACCTACACTAATGAGGAGGTTTGTAAGTAGATTTAAGCGAAATAACAGATCAAATTCATTTGAAACTTTGGACTCAACAATGACGGTACATGGAGCACTTAAATTATTGAATTTATCAACATCCGCAGGATCAGCCCATACATTGCGAAAAATTAGGGAGGCATATAAATCAATAGCCTTAGAGACGCATCCAGATGCTGGAGGATCAACAGATCAAATGAGAAAATTAAATGAAGCGTATCAATTGCTAAAAAATCTATATAGAAATTAGTATACTTATTCTTATATTAGACTAATTATAAGTCTATTTAATAGTCTAATATAAGATAGGCGCGAGTAAAAAAGCTGAACTTTATCAATTATTTATTAGTCAAAATTAATTAATAAAATTTTTTAGAATAAAAAGAAAATAAAATTCAACCTGTATAAAAAGAAGAAATTTCATTGTATAATATATCTTATATGAGACTTAATATTAGTCTACTATATAGTCTCATAGTAGATAAGTTAGATAGAATAACATATCAATTCGAATAAACGACATCCAGTTTGTTTAATTCTCGAAAAAATTAAAAACTGATCAATAAATCAATCAATCATGTCCTTTCAATGTCCAATAATATATCAATACCTAAAAAGCAAAGCTATAAAATGCTTTTAAGTCTAACTGTACTGCCTTATAGACAGTACTACTTAGACTGAAGCTTCTGAATTGCAGTTTGCTTGTCAATACTAGGGACATCACTTAATCCGTTAGCATCAAACCAAGGGGCGCTAGCCCAATCAAACCCTTCTCC encodes:
- a CDS encoding DUF4922 domain-containing protein is translated as MSLETYWKKALHQTQLSINDESLYPLKTRIITSDLYQNNDFIIRKLDTSNFNKERIYGPKQNPFCPWDKILEIDKIDDDHQLILNKYPVQKGHILLITNNWKPQNGWLDINDWKAIQKVNKDTSGLWFFNSSPIAGASQPHRHFQLLRRAKDEISCPREKWFLEMKLDKDRDSKLKKNIIVSKFNFLENSISLYELYLELSMKLGLGDTISDVKPRYPYNLLITNKWIAIIKRSNDHIHGFSINGLGFAGYLLVTEKSDINYLKKFGPEKLLESFV
- a CDS encoding molecular chaperone DnaJ, with protein sequence MDIPENSNTKRISIDLPEELISRFDQLRKEWGFRARGPVIEKILKELLQEDDLVPKNQQQEIDFNEKKNNNEKLNIDENTALVLIKSDINQDNKKEVNEISLSKRVSNNDQYKEKANSNINLPNFVEKKVKNLRRSIKSEKLKENINDIQINTIKETELIKCRIALISHWKTLYGTVPNDHVLEASMDWFGRDIWPNLDGTENLPFTWSAANKFMSELCPFWIKKNPSLEVVLLMIGVLEDPFATSDLINRIPTLMRRFVSRFKRNNRSNSFETLDSTMTVHGALKLLNLSTSAGSAHTLRKIREAYKSIALETHPDAGGSTDQMRKLNEAYQLLKNLYRN
- a CDS encoding DUF2237 family protein produces the protein MTINNQVQLNVLGENIEVCSCEPMTGWFRDGFCNYDKTDGGNHSICCVMDDNFLKYSKSQGNDLITPMPAYSFPGLKDGDHWCICLDRWKQALLDGLAPKVILESTNIVVLESVPLDKLKEYQFNKK